In one window of Synechococcus sp. M16CYN DNA:
- a CDS encoding glycosyltransferase — protein MKNQLTLLVLAPTRRAASETFIRANLRGLPFQIHAYFGDEHPLMQPLRCLYGLAVFISKVLTQLGWLRFASWPAALVAVLIVRRHHPDVVLAEFGFHAVRVMHVASWSGVPLVVHFRGSDASSESKFHRLKERYRQLMKVASAVIVKSTLMRTTLQALGAPANRVLISPSGADTTCFYGSSPKTAPPIFLAVGRFVPKKGPLLTLAAFECLLNQLPGSLASTCHLIMVGDGPMLNEAKHIVMSKALTCRVHFTGVLPPRKVASLMRQVRGFVQHSLVASDGDSEGSPVAVLEAQLSGLPVVATRHAGIPEVVVHGATGFLVDEGDVQGMANAMARLTYDPQLADKLGAAGRERISSNFTVDHHLAAVSAFLHRVARQGASQQ, from the coding sequence ATGAAGAATCAACTAACGCTACTTGTGTTAGCTCCAACGCGACGGGCAGCATCGGAGACTTTTATTCGCGCTAATTTGCGTGGTCTACCTTTTCAGATTCATGCGTACTTTGGTGATGAGCACCCGCTCATGCAGCCGTTGCGATGTCTCTACGGACTTGCAGTGTTCATTAGCAAGGTACTGACTCAGTTGGGTTGGCTGAGGTTCGCGTCCTGGCCTGCTGCACTGGTGGCTGTACTGATCGTGCGGCGTCATCACCCCGATGTTGTTTTAGCGGAGTTTGGTTTTCATGCTGTTCGTGTAATGCATGTCGCCTCTTGGAGTGGTGTACCGCTGGTGGTGCATTTTCGCGGATCGGATGCATCGTCAGAATCGAAATTTCACCGCCTCAAGGAAAGATACCGTCAACTTATGAAGGTTGCATCAGCTGTCATTGTCAAAAGCACCCTGATGCGAACCACCCTGCAGGCCCTCGGTGCTCCAGCCAACAGGGTATTGATCAGTCCTTCTGGAGCCGATACAACTTGTTTTTATGGTTCATCACCTAAAACGGCACCGCCGATTTTTTTAGCTGTGGGCCGCTTTGTTCCGAAAAAGGGTCCTCTACTCACCTTGGCAGCGTTTGAGTGCCTACTAAATCAGCTTCCGGGCTCATTGGCATCCACGTGCCACTTGATAATGGTAGGGGATGGTCCGATGTTGAACGAGGCCAAACACATCGTAATGAGCAAAGCCTTAACCTGCCGAGTGCATTTTACCGGAGTGCTACCACCTCGAAAGGTTGCGTCATTAATGCGTCAAGTACGCGGCTTCGTGCAGCATTCATTAGTGGCGTCCGACGGTGATAGTGAAGGGAGCCCTGTGGCCGTGTTGGAGGCCCAGTTGAGTGGTTTGCCTGTAGTAGCCACGCGCCATGCCGGTATCCCAGAAGTAGTAGTTCATGGCGCAACCGGTTTTTTAGTAGACGAGGGTGATGTGCAGGGTATGGCCAATGCAATGGCTCGACTGACATACGATCCCCAGTTAGCGGATAAGCTCGGTGCGGCTGGACGCGAGCGGATTAGTTCAAATTTTACTGTTGACCACCATTTGGCTGCCGTCAGTGCATTCCTTCATCGCGTTGCTCGACAGGGAGCCTCTCAGCAATGA
- the kdsA gene encoding 3-deoxy-8-phosphooctulonate synthase: MVARQVQLDNITFANDLPFVLLGGVNVLENLDFTLHCASHYKIVCERLGIPLVFKASYDKANRSSVHSFRGPGLRQGLSILQAVKNTHNILVITDVHTPEEAVAAAEVADIIQLPAFLGRQTDLIAAMAQTGAVIHIKKPQFLSPEQMANVVEKFREYGNDQLLLCERGSNFGYDGLIVDMLGFGVMKRTCYDLPLTFDVTHALQCREPGGVASSGRRSQVLDLARAGLAVGLAGLFLEAHPDPDKARCDGPSALPLSLLEPFLSQLKAIDDLVKAQPRLDIY, encoded by the coding sequence ATCGTGGCGCGACAAGTTCAACTGGATAACATCACGTTCGCCAACGATCTTCCCTTTGTTCTACTGGGAGGGGTGAATGTCTTAGAAAATCTGGATTTCACCCTACACTGCGCGAGTCATTACAAAATTGTTTGCGAACGTCTTGGTATTCCCCTAGTTTTTAAGGCATCTTACGACAAGGCTAATCGATCCTCAGTTCATTCTTTTCGAGGCCCTGGCCTAAGACAAGGACTCAGCATTCTTCAAGCTGTCAAAAACACTCACAATATCTTAGTGATTACGGACGTTCATACCCCAGAAGAAGCCGTCGCTGCCGCTGAGGTAGCTGACATCATTCAGCTACCAGCATTCCTCGGTCGTCAAACCGATCTAATCGCAGCAATGGCACAAACTGGAGCCGTCATTCATATAAAAAAACCACAGTTCCTCAGCCCGGAACAAATGGCCAACGTCGTAGAAAAATTTCGAGAGTATGGAAATGATCAGTTGTTGCTATGTGAGCGGGGCAGCAACTTTGGCTATGACGGTCTGATTGTAGATATGCTGGGCTTCGGGGTCATGAAACGAACCTGCTATGACCTGCCTCTCACTTTTGATGTAACCCATGCTCTTCAGTGCAGAGAACCTGGTGGCGTTGCCTCTAGCGGTCGCCGTTCTCAAGTTCTCGATTTGGCCCGGGCTGGACTTGCAGTGGGACTTGCAGGGTTGTTTCTCGAAGCACATCCTGATCCCGATAAAGCACGTTGTGATGGTCCAAGCGCCCTGCCGCTGAGTCTATTGGAGCCATTCTTAAGCCAACTAAAAGCCATTGACGACCTAGTGAAAGCACAACCTAGGTTAGATATTTACTAA